The genomic interval GTTTCTGTTGTCCGCCAAGCCTTATTGACACCAGGTGTGTATGAACGTCCTTTGATTTCGATAGGAAATTTATTAGCAGAGGCGACACCGTGTGTCTGAAGGCTAACTAGTTGAAAAGGATTCCAGTTAGAAGGTATAAGATTTGGTTTATCGCGCTCTTCTCGCGTCATGGGACGAATTTCTTGTGTATTAATGTTTTCAATCTGTGTGAAATGATCACCACTCCCAACACCCGCAATCTGCTCCTCAAAAACCTTATGGAATTTGTATTTATTTCTGTCTTTTGCATAAAATATCAAGTAGTGAGCAGACGACTTGAGTTCTGATCCTATCATTACACCAAGTCGCCGATAACAAATTAAGACAACAAAGTTTCCTTCACCAAACACCTCGTCCATTAACTCCCGCACATGATGTACGTTCTCATCGCTAATCTGGATAAAGACACTACCCGATTCGTTGAGTAGTTCACGTGAGAGCAGAAGCCGGTCACGTAAGTAAGTCAAATAAGAGTGGATACCAAGTTCCCAAGTATCACGAAATGCACGGATCTGTTCCGGCTCAGCAGTAAGGTCTTCATCCCTCCCATCCCTGACATCCCGCTTATTCACAAAGGGCTGAAAATTCGACCCGTATTTGATTCCGTAAGGCGGGTCGATATAGATCATCTGAACCTTTCCCGCCATCCCCTCTTTCTCCAGTAGCGAGTTCATAACGAGCAGGCTGTCGCTGGCAACCAGCCGATTAGACCAGTTGTGTCTGTGCTTGTAAAACTCTATCGCCGTTCTCACCGGCGGGTTTTCCTCGGGCAGCTCAAAGAGGGAAAGCTGGGGCTGCCCGTTGCCGTTTCTCTTCCTTACATTATCGATGATGGTGTGCGGGTCAATCCTCTCGTGAACGTGGAGCGATACGGTCGGCAGTTCAAAGGTCGTCCTCTCCGCCTTCCCCGCCCAGTTGAGATACGGCTCCTGCCTCCGCTTCAACTCCTGAAGGGCGCTTTTGGCCTCGTCAAGATTTTCCGCTGAAAGCCCGTCATCGATGATATTCTCGATCTCGCTCCTCCCCGAATCGAACATCAGCTCCGGGTCGATATGAGGATCGTAGGCGTATCTTTGCTTCCCCTCGTCCTTGTCCGTCTCTGCGGTAACCAACCCGATGGGGGGATTATTCAAACGATCCTTGTCTTTATGGTCGTAGTGGTCTATTCTCTTCTTCTTGCTCATGGTAGAACCTTAGGATTTCAATAATGAAAATTTATTTACATTTATAAGAATCTATTTATTTTCATGCGTCATGATACCAGAAAAGCAAACTACAATCAAACTGTTATTTTTAACATTTCTTCTATTTTATGAAATTTGTGTCTTATTGCGCTTTAAATAGAAGTAATACAAGAGTTTGAACCGTCTATTTTTATCCTTTACCGTAAACTTCTTTATTGATAAAATAAAAGCATGGCAAAGTTGACAAAAGAAGAAAAAGAATTCCTTGAAAAGTATATGGTGCTTGAAAATCCCGGTCCGGAAGGGAAAAAATTCATGGAATATTTTCATAATGCGCCTGATCAAATAAAAAATAAAATCATGAATTATATAAGTAAGAGTAGAGAGCTTACGGATGAGAGAAGAGAAGAAATATTAAGCTCCAAAAAACGTCGAATCATAGTTAAAAACAAAACAACAAATAGAGAACTAAAACCTGAAACACAGTATTTCATAGCAAAAATGAACAGCGCTCAAGATGATGGGTCTAAAAGGAAAATCTTTGACATTTTATATAAGATTTCCGAAGCAAACGAATATTTCAACTCTTTAGAAAACAAAAACATATTTGATCCGAATCTTTTAACAAAGCTAAAAGAAATAGAAAAAATAGTTAATGATAGTGCTGGGGAACTTCAAAGAAAACCAAAGTTGGTAAGATCAATACAACCTGGCGATCATCCAAAATCATATTATGTTTTTGAATCAACAGAACCATCCGATCACAAGAGAAAAATGTATTTTTTATTTCTCGAATTTATCTCCACTAAAGACTTAATGCTGATAAATAAATGTGAGAATGAAGATTGCAATAATCTCTTCTTTGATATCACCAACAAAGCAAAAAGTTGTTCTGAATATTGTAGAAAACATAAGCATTATAAAAAGGTGAAATAGTAGGTAAAAAGATTAGACGCATTTATCTATACTTCTTAGAATAAGCGTCTAATTTACTCGTAAAATCAATACTTTACAATAGACATTCATCCCGCGTAGTGTATTATATTTACTAGATACTTTACGTGGGATTTTTTCATGAGAGAGAATCCACAAAAGAATAGTGTTGATCGACTTAAAATCAAAATATGGCTAAAAAGAAAAGAACATACAACCCAAATCTGATCAAGACAAGGCATTCTTATAATCTTTCAGAAATAACTCAAATTTACGGTATAGACATAAGGACTGCATATAGCTGGAGAAAACGGGGATTGAAGGCCATTGATGAGAATAACAGGCCCTACCTTTTTTGGGGAGAAGAAATCCGGCGGTTTTTAGATGAAAAAAGTAAGACTAAAAAACATACGCTTAAGCCAGGAGAGTTTTTTTGCACTAAATGCCATGCTCCAAGAAGAAGCCTTAACAACAAGATTTCCATTGAAAATACAGATAGAAGCCTCGGTAAAAAAAGCAAGCAGGTTTATTTAAAGGGGATCTGCAATGTTTGCGGGCAAACTCTTTATCTATTTTATTCGGATAAAAAACTTGAACAATTACTGGCATCAGGATTGATCGTAAAGGAACATGATACATATCTATATGGGAGTGGCTACAGCTCCGTAAACATTCAGTTAGAAAAGGTCAATATCAATGAAGCCAAATATCAAGAATGAAAGGATAAAGAGAAGATTTTTCAGATGGCTGAAAGAGGCGAATGGTTGCTGTGAAGCCACTGCCGGCAATGTAGAAAAGGCCCTGTCTTTATATGAGGATTTTACCGGATATGCGGACTTTGCTTCATATAATCCAAACACAGCTATAGAGTTTAAAAAACGGCTAAAAGAACGGAAATACAGAGGCAAAACAATCTCACTTACAACCTATCACGGTTACCTCAAAAACATCAAGAAATTCTTTTTATGGCTGTCATGGCAGGATGGATATAAGAGTAAGATAAAGCCCGACATGGTCGATTATTTAAACATCTCCGATAAAGAGGAGAGGATTGCAAGACAAACCAAACCTATAAATTACCCGTCACTGGACTACGTGATTAAACTAACTGATTCAATAGCAGTAAACACCGAAGTCGATTCAAGAGACAGGGCTCTTATATCCTTTACCCTTCTAAGCGGGATGCGCGTTAAGTCTATAGCAACGCTGCCACTGGGCTGTTTCGACGAGGAGACACAAACAATCAATCAAGATCCCAGATTGGGAGTCCAAACTAAGTTTTCGAAATGCAACCGCTCGGTGCTGTTTAATTTTGACGACAAATTGGTCAAGCATGTAACTGGGTGGATATCATATATAAAGGCAAGAGGATTCGGATCACGAGATCCCTTATTTCCCAGGTCTAAAATAAGACAGGAAGAGAATGGGTTATCCTTTGAAGACTCCTTGGAGATTGAGCCGGTTTACTGGCAGGGAACCGGAAGCATCAGAAAAATATTTAAGAAAAGGAGCCGGGAGGCTGGATTGCCCTATTTCTCGCCCCACACTTTCAGACACCTGGCCGTAGATCTGGCAATTCAAAATTGCAGAACGGGTGAACAGATAAAGGCCGTCAGCCAAAATTTCGGTCATGAGTATATAGCAACAACTTTTTCCTCTTACGGAAATTATGATCAAAATAGGCTAACAGGGATTATTAAAAAAATGGATTTTTCAGGTAAACCTTCAATGCCTGAAGCTCAAAAACTCGAATTAATAAGGAATATTGCTAATTCATAGTATTGAAAATCATTTTTTAAATTTTTCAATTAAAACTTCAATTTAGAAAAGTGAACAAGAGACTGTTAAACATAAAAGAGCTTTCTGATTATATCGGCAAAAAACCTCAGACGATCAGAAACGAGATCTCCAAGGGTATATTCCCCATACCCCGCATCAAGCTTCGTGGCGCTCTGAAGTTCGATATAAAGGATGTTGATGATTTTATTGATGGGATCAAGAGGGAAGTTAATTGACATGTGGGCGGAAAGGGTGATATAGTTCCTCCCTGAAAGGAGGTGATTATTCTTTTCGCCCGGCTCTACCATACCTTTCTTCATCACCCAGATGAGAAAGGAGTAAATTATGGGCGTTTTTCAAAGATATAGAGATAAAGACGGCAAACCATACGGACCATTTTTTGCCAGGTATCCGATTAAAAGGAATATGAACGGAAAGATCGTCTACAGAAGGGAAAGGGTGGGGACCAAAACCGCGGCCAAAGCTCTCTACGCCGAGAAGACTGCCGAGTTCTATTCGAGGGAGCGAAACGGAATTCCGTATACCAGAAATCTTAAGTTTGCACAGCTGGTAGACTGGAATCTTGAACAACCCGGAGTAAAAGCAAAAAAATCTTTTAAAGACGATGTCCAGAGGTCAGGTACTCTCAGGAGGTATTTCAGTCACCTCAGTTGTTCGATGATAAAGCCTTCCAACATCGAGGCGTATAAGCAGAAACGGCTTCAGGAAACATCAAAAACTGGAAGACCTCCTCGGCCCGCGACTGTTAATCGCGAGCTGGCTCTTATGAAGAGCATGTTTAACCTCGCAGTCAGGGATGAGATTCTTTCTTATAATCCCTGCACCGGAGTTTCGATGTTGCCGGAAGAAAACGAGAGAGACAGGGTACTGACCGGAGAGGAGTACAGTAAACTTCTGGAAGAACTTTCAGAGCCGGCAAAATCTGTTGTCCAGGTGGCATACTGGACTGGTATGAGGATTGGTGAAATTATCAACCTGACCTGGGACAGGGTAAACATGAAGGAAGGCTATATTGATCTCGATTATGCCGACACAAAGACGAAACGGAAAAGGCGTGTATACCTTACCGATGGTGTTTCAAAAAACTTTAAGCACATTAACGGGGTAAGAAGTCTCACCCATAAGTTTGTTTTTATCAGTAAAAATGGAAGACCTGTGAAGGGTATTCGCACCGCCTTTGAGGGTGCCTGCAGACGGGCGGGGATTAAAGACTTCGTGATGCATGACCTGCGCCATTGTTTTGCGACAAACATGAGGAAGGCTGGTATCCACGATTCGGTCATTATGGCACAGACGGGTCACAAAACGATGTCCATGTTCCTTCGTTACAATACTGTGGATGAATCGGACGGGAGAGGTGCCGTCAATAGGTTATCTGATTATCTCGATGGCGAGATAAAAAAAGTGACACAAAAGTGACACATGAAAGATTTTAAGTTTTTTTGTGAAGTAAAAAAAAGGGCGGATTCTTTGCCATATTCTTGAAATCATTGGGGAAATTTGGCGCGCCCGGCAGGATTCGAACCTGCGACCTACGGATTCGTAGTCCGGCGCTCTATCCGGACTGAGCTACGGGCGCGAATATTTTATCTATCTTTTATTTGACTCTATTATATATCTTGAATAAGTCTATTTGAGTTTTTCTAAAAGAGTGTGAATTCTATAGCTAAACTCCGGATTTGTCAACAGAATTTCTTCACGGGTCTCTCGTCTCTGTCATAAAAAAATGTCGGCGGGCTATGGGTCGGCGGGTGGCGAGTCACGGCCTATTGTCAAGATGGATTGGATTCAAAGCATTTTGAGAAGAGAGGAAGAACAATGACCCGCATGAAGTATAGTAAAGCCGTCTTATAGGAATGCGAACTGTCAACACAAATCGTGACTAATGCATTTCAAATATCATCAAGGTATTCTTTCAATCCCTCCGATATTTCCTTATAATCTTTTTTGGATTCCACTCCGTACATTTTGTGTGCGGCATCCCGATCTACTGAGATCGATTTCAGCGGCCGCGGGTCTATTTTTTTAAGGATTTCAATTTGTTCTTTATTCAAGCGCAATCTTATTTTTTTGGGATTCATAGAATCTATAATACTACCCCTTGCTTTGGAAATATCTTTAGCCGATATTTCAAATATCTTATATTCAACGCCGAGAATCCTCTTCACTTTTTTTATCTGACTTTCCGTTAGATTAAGCGTGATTATGTCTGTCTTACTTCTCATCTCTTTACTCCAAATTTAGAATATGCGCATTCTTTTTGTATTTGTAGGGTGTCTTTTACACTCTATATCTATTTATTGAATCAACTCCGAATGACTTAAAGCCTCTCTTTCTCCATATGCATGTCATTTTTAAGCGCTGCGACATATTTTTATCGTAATCCCGAATCCGTTGCACTCCTCCATATTTTTTTCACCCTTAATTTACCTAACATTGGTCTACGACTACTTTTTTAAGTAGGACCTGCTTGTAAGATCGTATCGCTATCTACATCTCTCATCCCCTCAAAAGCTTAAACAACTATTTGACGTTCCGCTTACTTCCCACTATATATACGGCAATATTTAATATTTATAATATTTTCTCAGTTCCCCCGCATATCCCCCTTTGCGATTATGGCCATTTTAACTTACAGATATTATTATTGCAAGCTTTAATTCAACAATTTTCATATATTTTAAACCATTTATTGAATTTCTCGATTTCACTTTAGGTCACTTCTAAACACAACGATATATCAATCTTGTATTTTACTCACTATTATCCATAAAGACCCGTTTAACACAGTAAATAGTTACAGAATCCACCAAAAAAAGCCCCCGACGTTTTACGCCGGGGGCCTAATCAGCGATCTATTTTTTATAGACTTTAGAACTCGTAGACGAGGGAGTTGGTGATCGACCACATTTCCCCCCAGTCTCCCCTTGTGCCGTCAGCCTTCTCGTAATCCCATGAGTCTCCCGTAAAGAGCACTCCCAGACTGAAGTTGTAGGTCAGCCCCTCCATGATCTCATAAGAAAGATTAAAATCAACTTCCCATCCCAGATCGTCGGAAACCTCCCACGAATTGTACCAGTAGTTTGCGATGGTGTAATTAGCCGGATGCAGGTATGCCGGCGATTTTGCATCAAATTGTCCTAAATTTCTGCGGGTCCCTCTCCAATTCCATCCGACCGGCTCTGTCCACTTTGCCCAGATCACCGCACCGGACATGATCAGCTTCTCTGTTGGGTGAATCTCGAAGTAACCCTTTACCGCCGTGATGTTTTCAAGCCACTGCTGAAAACCAAAGCCTCCTCCCCAGGTTGATCCCAATCCCGAATTCCAGCCATTGGTGATTATATTGGCAAAGTTGAGTTCACTATCTACATCTGCAGAAATACAATTTAAATTGACGTGATTCCAATGGGAGCTGTTTGCCGGGAAATTCATGCCCCAGTTGTGCTTTTGCCCACTGCTCATTAAAAAAGCCACGCCAACGCGGAAAAGATCATTATAGTATGATACATCCGCATAGACATCCCATCCCGATATTTCAAGATTACGCCTTGCACTTGCAGGGCCGAGATTCCCCGCAAATGGGTCAAAGGCTATGTTATTGTAGTACTTGCCGTGAGCATCTCCAAACAGGTAGCTTCCCTCCATGTAGATGTCTATCATATCGGCGATGTTTCCCGTATAGCCGGCACCCACAAAACCCACAGTTGCTTCATAGGTGGCGGGTGAAGAAGTAGCTCTGAATCCGACTGAGTTATTTAGAACGCCTCCGGTGGTACCGCTTCTATTCAAGGCGTCATCATCCCAAATTACACCACCGTATAGTTCAAACATATGTCCTTCGAATGGAGTATATTTTATATCCGCCGACACTATATCGGCATCCCAGTTGTACGCCCAGTCATTTGAACCCGCACTCACCCTGTCGGAAGCCTTCATATACGATATCGAAGCCGCCAATGGACCCCACTTATTTGCCCAGCGTATTCCGGTTCCGGTAATGCCATAGGAAATTCCTTTACCATATCCATCAAAAAAGTAACCTACGGTAAAGGTTCCCAGTGGTGGTACAGTAAATTCAAGATATGCTTGATTAATTAAATTCGAGTTGCTGAAATTTATAAACAAGTTCCTTTGCTGTCCCCAGAGGTCTTCAACAATATCCATCCGAATAACCGCCTTTAGATATTCGCTTCTTGTATGGGTTATTGTAAGACGAAATCGCTGATCGAAAAATCCGGTATAGAGTGGATTTTCGTGTGATGGAAGCACAGCATTATTACCTGCCCCAATATCCTCCACCTTTTTGCTAAAGTTATACTCACTCCACGCCCGGACCCTGTATTCACCCGAAAATGTTGTGTCCGCCGCAAGGGCAGAAATCGCCGCCGAAATAAAGAAAACCGTCAGAATCGCTACTGTTAGATTCTTTTTCATTTTGACCTCCTAAATACCAGTATTGACACAAAATTGAATGTCTTGTGTACTTTTGTGTTGAATACTTATATCAAAATTTGAATAATATCAAGAAAATAATTAGATGGTTCTAATGATAATATCAAGCAAAAAAGCCCCCGAATCTCACTCCGGGGGCTTTTTAGCGACAAACTATATAGAGAAACTCTTTAAAACTCGAACGTAAGGGTGTTCACCCAGCGGTAAATCTCACCCCACTCCTCCCTCTCTCCGGTCACCGTGTTTCTGTAGTCGAAGGCGTCGCCCGTAAATAGTACGCCGAACTCGGAGTTGAGCGTCAATCCCTCCATGATCGTCCACGTAATCCCGAGGTCTATCTCCCAGCCGAGGTCGTCATCTATTCCCGCCGGGATAATCGAATCTCCCGCGGGGCTTGCCGCAGTGGGCAGAGTCGCGTAGTTCCCGTAGGCGTAGTTCATGGGGTGGCCGTAGAAGGCGTTCCAGTTGGAGACGAGGTTGAAGTTCTCGTCCATGGCGTACCTTCCCACAGGCTCCGTGTACTTCGCCCAGACGAAGGCCCCGTGGATGTCGAGGCTCTCAAAGGGGGTCACCGACCAGTAGATTTTTGCCGAGGTGACGTTCTCCTGGCAGTTTCCCAACCCCAGCGGCGCGCCGCTGTTCAAGAAGCTCCAGTCCCCGCTGACGATAATATTGCTCCAGTGAAAATCGTCGTTTCCGGTGGTGTTGAGGGCCTTGTGGGACTGGGTGAAGGGGTGCCACCACTTCTCCCCGGAGCCGTAGAGGAAGGCCGCCCCGACCGTGAAGAGATCGGTGTTGTAGGAGAGATCCAGATAGATGTTTGTCGAGTCGATGCCGATCTCGTCCGGGACCCTCTGCCCGGGCAGAAGCGTGGTCCCCATAAACCACGTCGCAGCGCTCCCCATTGTGGTCGGGCCGGGTGTTACCCCTATTCCCGGAACCATATTCTGTATATTGTTCAAAAAGGCGTTGTATCCCTTGCCATATGCGTTTATCTTGGCCCAGCCGAAGACCCTGTCGTACTCCGCCTTGAACTGGAGCCTGTCGTCGAAGAACTTGAGATCGACGTATGTGGCCACCGTGTAGGCCTTAACGCCGTACATCCCCATCGTCCCGAGGCCGAGGTTATATCCCACGTTGCTTATTGCATCCAGCCCGAAGTTCTGGCCGGGAAAGGCCGACGCCGGGGTGGGCCAGAGGGGAACGACATACAGTTCCCCGGCACCGGCATCGAAGAAGGACGCCGTGGGGCCGAGGGCGCCGTATCCGGGGGCCGATATCCCCAATGGGGCGACGGCAAACAATCCCCCCGCTCCGCCCTCCCCCGCAAAGGTGGAGCCGTTGGGGAGGGAGGCCTGGTCGGTAATGGTTTTTACCAACAGTCCCGACGCAACGCTCCTCGGATCGAGGACCATCTGAAACAGGAGGCCCGCCTTCACATCATCGGTGATGTATTGAACGGTCAGGACGAATGTGTCCATATCCACGTTGTAGTTGGATGTGCCGGAGCCCCCTATCTCGTCGATGGGTCTTCCCGGCCACGTCCTGAAAAAGGTGTTCGCAGGGGGGGCACCTCCGGTGATGTTGTTCAGCACCGGCTGGATAAAATCCACATACTTGATGTAAGTCAGCGCCGCGATCACGTTATCGACCTTCATCCCGTACGTCACGCCGTAGTCGGTGGTGCCGGTTCCCATAAAACTGCTGTCCACCCAGGTTCCGTGGCCGAACTTGTCCTCAAGGTTTCCGCCGGCCCTGATAAGGCCAATCGGCGTTATCGCCTCGATGTAGGCGGTGTTTATAAAGCCGGAGTTGCCAGTAAGGGCGCTTCCTGTGTAATTGTTCCAGCGAAGGCTGCGCTCTTGTCCCCATGTGTCCTCCACGATGTCGGCAATCACCACGGCCTTTAGAAACTCGCTCCTCGTGTGAGTGAGCTTGACCCTGAAACGCTGGTCGAAGTAGCCGGTGTAGAGGGGATTGTCGTGACTTGGACCCAATCCCGCCCCGTCTTCCATCTTCTTGTCCCAGTTGTAGTCCATCACCGAGCGAATCCTGTAGGTGCCCGATATTGTCGTCTCCGCCGCCATCGAGGGCAGCAGGAGTAGAAGAAGGATGGATATCGTTAAAACAAAAATCAAAAATCTCTTCATCAGTTACCTCCAAAGAAGTTTACCAATCTTCTTAGATAAAGATCAGTTGTATCGTATTGAAATCGCCCCCCGTCAAGAAAAACTCCCTTTATCACTGGGGGGAGGATTTCAAATTACTATCATCATGATATGAATAAGTCAAGACAAAATTAAGCTCGTCTAATCTTTGTATCATTTGTATTTGTACACAGAAGGCAGCCCAAAAGGATGCAAAATACTTTATTTTGAATCCAGAGTTCTATAACATAGGATTACGTTTTACGCCGGAGACGGACCGTCGACGGCGGGCCAATATCAGACAGTAAAAAAAGGGTTTATAAAGCAAATTATGGAAAAAACAAAGATTTACGACAGAGAGATAGAAACCGATGTCCTGGCTGTGGGGGGCGGCGGGGCGGGAATTACCGCGGCGATCTCCGCCTTCCGCCTACTCAAGGGAAAGGGCAAGGTGACCATTGCGACGAAGGGGCCCCCGGGTCGCTCGGGAAACACCTTCATAGCCGCCGCGGGGATCTCCATGGACGGCGAGTCCGCAAAGGCCTACGGATACGACGCAGA from Candidatus Zymogenus saltonus carries:
- a CDS encoding helix-turn-helix domain-containing protein, with translation MNKRLLNIKELSDYIGKKPQTIRNEISKGIFPIPRIKLRGALKFDIKDVDDFIDGIKREVN
- a CDS encoding site-specific integrase; translated protein: MGVFQRYRDKDGKPYGPFFARYPIKRNMNGKIVYRRERVGTKTAAKALYAEKTAEFYSRERNGIPYTRNLKFAQLVDWNLEQPGVKAKKSFKDDVQRSGTLRRYFSHLSCSMIKPSNIEAYKQKRLQETSKTGRPPRPATVNRELALMKSMFNLAVRDEILSYNPCTGVSMLPEENERDRVLTGEEYSKLLEELSEPAKSVVQVAYWTGMRIGEIINLTWDRVNMKEGYIDLDYADTKTKRKRRVYLTDGVSKNFKHINGVRSLTHKFVFISKNGRPVKGIRTAFEGACRRAGIKDFVMHDLRHCFATNMRKAGIHDSVIMAQTGHKTMSMFLRYNTVDESDGRGAVNRLSDYLDGEIKKVTQK
- a CDS encoding site-specific integrase, with translation MKPNIKNERIKRRFFRWLKEANGCCEATAGNVEKALSLYEDFTGYADFASYNPNTAIEFKKRLKERKYRGKTISLTTYHGYLKNIKKFFLWLSWQDGYKSKIKPDMVDYLNISDKEERIARQTKPINYPSLDYVIKLTDSIAVNTEVDSRDRALISFTLLSGMRVKSIATLPLGCFDEETQTINQDPRLGVQTKFSKCNRSVLFNFDDKLVKHVTGWISYIKARGFGSRDPLFPRSKIRQEENGLSFEDSLEIEPVYWQGTGSIRKIFKKRSREAGLPYFSPHTFRHLAVDLAIQNCRTGEQIKAVSQNFGHEYIATTFSSYGNYDQNRLTGIIKKMDFSGKPSMPEAQKLELIRNIANS